Within Miscanthus floridulus cultivar M001 unplaced genomic scaffold, ASM1932011v1 os_959_1_2, whole genome shotgun sequence, the genomic segment ATGGAGCTCCTCATCATGATCGACGCCTGCCGGAGGGCCTCCGCCAAGAACATCACCGCCGTCATCCCCTACTTCGGCTACGCCAGGGCCGACAGGAAGATGCAGGGCCGCGAGTCCATCGCCGCCAAGCTGGTGGCCAACCTCATCACGGAGGCCGGCGCCCACCGCGTGCTGGCCTGCGACCTCCACTCGGGCCAGTCCATCGGCTACTTCGACATCCCCGTGGACCACGTCTACGGCCAGCCCGTCATCCTCGACTACCTGGCCAGCAAGACCATCTGCCCCAACGACGTCGTGGTGGTGTCGCCGGACGTGGGAGGGGTGGCCAGGGCGCGCGCCTTCGCCAAGAAGCTCTCCGACGCGCCGCTGGCCATCGTCGACAAGAGGCGGCCGGGACACAACCAGGCCGAGGTGGTGAACCTCATCGGTGATGTCAGGGGAAAGGTTGCCGTCATGGTGGACGACATGATCGACACGGCCGGGACCATCTCCAAGGGCGCCGAGCTGCTGCACAAGGAGGGAGCGCGAGCTGTGTACGCCTGCAGCACCCACGCGGTCTTCAGCCCACCCGCGCTGCAGAGGCTCTCCAGCGGCCTCTTCCAGGAGGTGATCATCACCAACACCGTGCCGGTGCAGCACCTGCACAGCTTCCCGCAGCTCACCGTCCTCTCCGTCGCCAACCTCCTCGGCGAGACCATCTGGCGTGTTCACGACGATTGCTCCCTCAGCAGCATCTTCAAGTGACCtcatatcatgcatgcatgctcaTCAGTTGACACTGCCCCAGATAAGATACGTTGTCCTCCCATTTTGAAGCTCCAGTATATATAGGAGTATTATATATATGATTCACATCCATATATATGTTTCAACGAATGAAGCTCCGGCATACAAAATGATGGGTATCTTCAATTCGAATCCCAAGTTAAATGACATATCAATCTCATGACTAGGACTATTTGTCCGTTCTAGTTGCAACAGCACAATTTGCCAAAAGACAAACATCGGATTCCTAACAGCAGGCTAGCACACACTGACGGCGATCCGCGGTACCTGTTACTCCTATCATATATACAATATCAGTACCTCCTGCCTTCGCATAGACTAGTTTGAGAAACACTTCTATCTCACTCAAGAGACCAGAGGCATATAGATAGATAACCTAATCACTGCACGTGTGTTAAATCACATGAGCCCTGCTCCCTCACCTCACCCAAGCAAGCACCCATTTCTTCCGCAAATTTTATCGCACCTCCACCAGTCCTTGACTTGACCCTTGCACCTTGCACCTTTTTAATCTTTGCACTAAGTGAGCCACTTGCTGCAAAAGCAGagacaaaaaaatatatatatagtgagAAATCAAACCATGGAACAGGTATCTTGCCCTTACGTTCACAGATTCACCCAAAAAGACAGCACCAGGTTGTACGGCCAACACTTTTTTTGAATCCAAGAAAAAACAGCCGGAACTGCATTGGTACCTTGCCACTCGTAAACAACCTTTGACTCCCCCTTAATCACCTTTGGATATTGATCTATTCGAGAATCTTCTAGTATCAGTTCTTCGACCTATATCAAAACAGAAATGAGAAAAAAGAACACATCAATTTTTGTTTCCTATAGATGATACCTTCTGATGTAGTTTGGAGGCTCATTAATGTACGTATATTATTCTTTATAAATATGACAACAAATAACAAATATGTGCATGCTAGAAGTGTGTCCCAAACAGCATTCTTCACTGGCATGGACAGATAAATTGGGTATGCTGAATAAAGTGGCAGCAAAGAGCAGTCATTGGTTTTAAACTACTATAATATTCATAAGCATAAGACTCAAACTATAACTTCATACTACTATCCAAGATACGAGGATTCATGAATTATCTCTGCATATGAAAGTATAAGCACTGTTTTAGTAAATGTCACAAGTAATTACATTTGATAGCATAATTTATTATCTTAAGTATGG encodes:
- the LOC136535465 gene encoding ribose-phosphate pyrophosphokinase 1, whose protein sequence is MELLIMIDACRRASAKNITAVIPYFGYARADRKMQGRESIAAKLVANLITEAGAHRVLACDLHSGQSIGYFDIPVDHVYGQPVILDYLASKTICPNDVVVVSPDVGGVARARAFAKKLSDAPLAIVDKRRPGHNQAEVVNLIGDVRGKVAVMVDDMIDTAGTISKGAELLHKEGARAVYACSTHAVFSPPALQRLSSGLFQEVIITNTVPVQHLHSFPQLTVLSVANLLGETIWRVHDDCSLSSIFK